A genome region from Brassica oleracea var. oleracea cultivar TO1000 chromosome C2, BOL, whole genome shotgun sequence includes the following:
- the LOC106323584 gene encoding uncharacterized protein LOC106323584, with the protein MVVELMIDPEQYEHWKVKMKASFQSIDLDVWASVEDGYEVPKIIDKDGVVVNKPLAKWTKCEKEMSKYNAKALCGTEKVKSSRMDFFKSKFENLKMEEHESVSDFSSQLSALAQEARVLGMEYKDKKLVKKFIRQQYSESEERKYDEGQDDDLKECYKQVCGTLLKLGKENMVLVKEQRRLEALIEVLQKDLQKGKTKSVSMSAMKPIVRMYARTTSYGKTAVKTATATRTASSSATRKIPEFKDIFDVIVSSWLIKEAHQKVEPKKLVRKYVGTCDKECGIKLYSM; encoded by the exons ATGGTGGTTGAGCTTATGATTGATCCTGAACAATATGAGCATTGGAAAGTGAAGATGAAGGCAAGCTTTCAAAGTATTGATCTGGATGTTTGGGCATCAGTGGAAGATGGCTATGAAGTTCCCAAAATAATAGATAAAGATGGTGTTGTGGTCAATAAACCATTGGCTAAATGGACAAAGTGTGAGAAGGAGATGTCAAAGTATAATGCAAAAGCTTTATGTG GAACTGAGAAAGTTAAGAGTTCAAGGATGGATTTTTTCAAATCAAAATTTGAGAACTTGAAGATGGAAGAACATGAATCTGTATCAGATTTTAGTTCTCAACTCAGTGCGTTAGCACAAGAGGCTCGTGTTCTGGGCATGGAATACAAGGACAAGAAACTGGTGAAGAAATTTATAAGGCAGCAAT ATTCTGAATCTGAGGAGAGAAAATATGATGAAGGACAAGATGATGATCTCAAAGAGTGCTACAAACAAGTGTGTGGAACGTTACTAAAGCTTGGAAAAGAGAATATGGTGCTAGTAAAAGAGCAGAGACGTCTTGAAGCACTTATTGAAGTTCTACAGAAGGACTTGCAA AAAGGAAAAACAAAGAGTGTATCCATGTCTGCAATGAAGCCAATAGTTAGGATGTATGCAAGGACTACTTCATATGGAAAGACTGCAGTGAAGACTGCAACTGCAACGAGAACTGCTTCATCGTCTGCTACAAGGAAAATTCCAGAG TTCAAGGACATATTCGACGTGATTGTTTCAAGTTGGTTGATCAAAGAGGCACATCAAAAAGTGGAGCCAAAGAAGCTTGTTAGGAAGTACGTCGGGACGTGCGACAAGGAGTGCGGCATAAAGCTCTACAGCATGTAG
- the LOC106326610 gene encoding uncharacterized protein LOC106326610, giving the protein MLSREEINQLVLENVPIKKGRRYGIGRTSEAISTSSSQHSVSSSSILQYIDRMKTELDEERTKRRAIEEELRRVTVFISNLCPEQFSATQTQPDSATQSPDDRCF; this is encoded by the exons ATGCTGTCCCGCGAAGAGATCAACCAACTGGTTCTCGAG AATGTTCCTATTAAGAAGGGTCGTCGGTATGGTATCGGTCGTACCTCCGAAGCTATCTCAACCTCATCATCTCAGCACTCAGTTTCTTCCTCAAGTATTCTTCAGTACATCGATCGGATGAAGACGGAGCTTGATGAAGAGCGGACAAAACGTCGAGCTATTGAGGAAGAGCTTCGTCGCGTGACCGTTTTCATTTCCAACCTTTGCCCCGAGCAGTTCTCTGCAACTCAAACCCAGCCGGACTCTGCAACCCAAAGCCCCGACGATCGATGTTTCTAG